One genomic window of Arachis stenosperma cultivar V10309 chromosome 10, arast.V10309.gnm1.PFL2, whole genome shotgun sequence includes the following:
- the LOC130957143 gene encoding uncharacterized protein LOC130957143, translated as MVKKAKKTLEFDLNMLQVFKKVEVTIPLLNAIQQIPKYAKFLKDLCTHKDRIGELETLSLGSSISSLMEPIPNKYGDPGPCLVSCCIGGRTFHDCMCDLGACVSIMPLSTFVRLNLAPLKKSAARFALADKSVITVTGRAKDVLVAIKDFVFPVDFYILEMPPTKNRSSSSVLLVVAEVQEEDHNKLCYHIVEETDDQEGEHEKVVENELRELDKKEPQLEAKSELKPLSSHLKYAF; from the exons ATGGTGAAGAAAGCAAAAAAGACACTGGAATTTGATTTGAACATGCTTCAAGTGTTCAAGAAGGTTGAGGTAACCATACCACTTCTTAATGCTATTCAACAAATTCCAAAGTAtgcaaaatttttgaaagactTGTGTACACACAAGGATAGGATAGGAGAATTGGAAACATTATCCTTGGGTAGTTCAATTTCTTCCTTGATGGAACCTATTCCAAATAAATATGGTGACCCTGGGCCTTGTTTGGTGTCTTGTTGTATTGGTGGACGCACTTTTCATGATTGtatgtgtgaccttggagcttGTGTGAGCATTATGCCACTTTCTACCTTTGTGCGGTTGAATTTAGCTCCATTAAAGAAGTCGGCGGCGAGGTTTGCCTTAGCCGATAAAAGTGTGATCACGGTAACAGGAAGAGCCAAAGATGTTCTTGTGGCGATCAAGGATTTCGTTTTTCCGGTTGACTTTTACATCCTTGAAATGCCTCCAACAAAAAATAGAAGCTCATCCTCCGTTctacttg TGGTAGCAGAAGTGCAAGAAGAAGACCATAACAAGTTGTGCTACCATATTGTTGAAGAGACGGATGACCAAGAGGGTGAACATGAGAAAGTTGTTGAGAATGAACTCCGTGAGCTTGACAAAAAGGAACCTCAGCTTGAGGCAAAGAGTGAATTGAAGCCTCTTTCATCTCATTTGAAGTATGCTTTctaa